A window of the Streptomyces finlayi genome harbors these coding sequences:
- the hisD gene encoding histidinol dehydrogenase → MISRIDLRGNALPEGGDLRDLLPRAEFDVEAALETVRPICEDVRHRGSAAVIEWGEKFDGVRSDSIRVPAEALTEALEQLDPAVRAALEESIRRARLVHRSQRRTTHTTQVVPGGTVTEKWVPVDRVGLYVPGGRSVYPSSVVMNVVPAQEAGVEGIAVSSPPQKEFGGLPHPTILAACALLGVDEVYAAGGAQAVAMFAYGTADCLPVNLVTGPGNIYVAAAKRLLKGRIGIDAEAGPTEIAILADATADPAHVAADLISQAEHDPMAAAVLVTDSEDLAAATEAELKTQVAASKHVADRIAPALAGRQSAIVLVNDLEDGLKVVDAYAAEHLEIQTADAAAVADRVRNAGAVFVGPWSPVSLGDYCAGSNHVLPTGGCACHSSGLSVQSFLRGIHIVDYTRDALAEVTHHVVTLAEAEDLPAHGAALKARFGWKVPQA, encoded by the coding sequence GTGATTTCTCGAATCGATCTGCGCGGCAACGCCCTCCCCGAGGGCGGCGACCTGCGCGACCTGCTGCCCCGTGCCGAGTTCGACGTGGAAGCCGCCCTGGAAACGGTGCGGCCCATCTGTGAGGACGTGCGCCATCGTGGCTCCGCGGCAGTGATCGAGTGGGGGGAGAAATTCGACGGCGTGCGCAGCGACTCGATCCGGGTCCCGGCCGAGGCCCTCACCGAGGCCCTCGAACAGCTCGACCCGGCCGTACGGGCCGCGCTGGAGGAGTCGATCCGCCGCGCCCGGCTCGTCCACCGCTCACAGCGCCGCACCACACACACCACCCAGGTCGTCCCGGGCGGCACTGTCACCGAGAAGTGGGTGCCCGTCGACCGCGTGGGGCTCTACGTACCGGGCGGCCGCTCCGTCTACCCCTCGTCCGTCGTCATGAACGTCGTACCGGCCCAGGAGGCGGGCGTCGAAGGCATCGCCGTCTCCTCGCCGCCGCAGAAGGAGTTCGGCGGACTGCCGCACCCCACCATCCTCGCCGCCTGCGCCCTGCTGGGCGTCGACGAGGTGTACGCGGCGGGCGGCGCCCAGGCCGTCGCGATGTTCGCGTACGGGACGGCCGACTGTCTCCCTGTGAACCTGGTCACCGGCCCCGGCAACATCTACGTCGCCGCCGCCAAGCGCCTCCTCAAGGGGCGCATCGGCATCGACGCCGAAGCCGGCCCTACCGAGATCGCGATCCTCGCCGACGCGACCGCCGACCCGGCGCACGTCGCCGCCGACCTGATCAGCCAGGCCGAGCACGACCCGATGGCCGCCGCGGTCCTCGTGACGGACTCCGAGGACCTGGCCGCCGCCACCGAGGCCGAGCTGAAGACGCAGGTCGCCGCGAGCAAGCACGTCGCCGACCGGATCGCGCCCGCCCTGGCCGGCCGTCAGTCCGCGATCGTCCTGGTCAACGACCTGGAGGACGGCCTCAAGGTCGTCGACGCGTACGCCGCCGAGCACCTGGAGATCCAGACCGCGGACGCCGCAGCCGTGGCGGACCGCGTCCGCAACGCCGGCGCGGTCTTCGTCGGCCCCTGGTCGCCGGTCTCCCTCGGCGACTACTGCGCCGGCTCCAACCACGTCCTGCCCACCGGCGGCTGCGCCTGCCACTCCTCGGGCCTCTCCGTGCAGTCCTTCCTGCGCGGCATCCACATCGTCGACTACACCCGCGACGCACTCGCCGAGGTCACGCACCACGTCGTGACCCTCGCCGAGGCGGAGGACCTCCCGGCGCACGGCGCCGCACTCAAGGCACGGTTCGGCTGGAAGGTTCCGCAGGCGTGA
- a CDS encoding histidinol-phosphate transaminase codes for MTNGSTTPNPWDTLPLREELRGQSPYGAPQLDVPVRLNTNENPYPLPEELVDRIAERVREAARDLNRYPDRDAVELRTELAGYLTRTAGHEVGLANVWAANGSNEVLQQLLQTFGGPGRTAIGFEPSYSMHALIARGTGTGWISGPRNEDFTIDVPAARKAIAEQRPDVVFITSPNNPTGTAVDAETVLALYDAAQAAKPSMVVVDEAYGEFSHHPSLLPLIEGRRHLVLSRTMSKAFGAAGLRLGYLAADPAVVDAVQLVRLPYHLSSITQATALAALEHTDTLLGYVAQLKGERDRIVDELRALGFDVTDSDANFVQFGRFADSRTAWRRILDQGVLVRDNGVPGWLRVSAGTPAENDAFLDAARTLVTENAKKEHEA; via the coding sequence GTGACGAACGGCAGCACCACCCCCAACCCCTGGGACACGCTCCCCCTCCGCGAGGAGCTCCGCGGCCAGTCCCCCTACGGGGCCCCGCAGCTCGACGTACCCGTACGCCTCAACACCAACGAGAACCCCTACCCGCTCCCCGAGGAACTGGTCGACCGGATCGCCGAGCGGGTCCGCGAGGCCGCCCGCGACCTCAACCGCTACCCCGACCGCGACGCCGTCGAGCTCCGTACCGAACTCGCCGGCTACCTCACCCGCACCGCCGGGCACGAGGTCGGCCTCGCCAACGTCTGGGCGGCCAACGGCTCCAACGAAGTGCTCCAGCAGCTGCTCCAGACCTTCGGCGGGCCGGGGCGCACGGCGATCGGCTTCGAACCCTCGTACTCGATGCACGCCCTCATCGCGCGCGGCACCGGCACCGGGTGGATCTCCGGCCCCCGCAACGAGGACTTCACCATCGACGTCCCGGCGGCCCGCAAGGCCATCGCCGAGCAGCGGCCGGACGTCGTGTTCATCACCTCGCCCAACAACCCCACCGGCACCGCGGTCGACGCCGAGACCGTCCTCGCGCTGTACGACGCGGCACAGGCGGCCAAGCCCTCGATGGTCGTCGTCGACGAGGCGTACGGCGAGTTCAGCCACCACCCCTCGCTGCTCCCGCTGATCGAGGGCCGCCGGCACCTGGTGCTCTCGCGCACGATGTCCAAGGCGTTCGGCGCCGCCGGACTGCGCCTCGGCTATCTCGCCGCCGACCCGGCCGTCGTCGACGCCGTACAGCTGGTGCGGCTGCCGTACCACCTGTCCTCCATCACGCAGGCCACGGCGCTCGCCGCCCTGGAACACACCGATACGCTGCTGGGGTACGTCGCTCAGCTCAAGGGCGAGCGCGACCGGATCGTCGACGAGCTGCGCGCTCTCGGCTTCGACGTGACCGACTCGGACGCCAACTTCGTCCAGTTCGGCCGCTTCGCGGACAGTCGCACCGCCTGGCGGCGGATCCTCGACCAGGGCGTCCTGGTCCGGGACAACGGGGTACCGGGATGGCTGCGGGTCTCCGCGGGGACCCCGGCCGAGAACGACGCGTTCCTCGATGCGGCGCGCACGCTTGTCACTGAGAACGCCAAGAAGGAGCACGAGGCATGA
- the hisB gene encoding imidazoleglycerol-phosphate dehydratase HisB, which translates to MNPRVGRVERTTKETSVLVEINLDGTGKVDVSTGVGFYDHMLDQLGRHGLFDLTVKTDGDLHIDSHHTIEDTALALGGAFKQALGDKVGIYRFGNCTVPLDESLAQVTVDLSGRPYLVHTEPEKMAPMIGEYDTTMTRHILESFVAQAQIALHVHVPYGRNAHHIVECQFKALARALRYASERDPRAAGILPSTKGAL; encoded by the coding sequence ATGAACCCCCGCGTAGGCCGCGTGGAACGCACCACGAAGGAAACGTCCGTGCTCGTCGAGATCAACCTCGACGGCACCGGAAAAGTCGATGTGTCGACGGGGGTCGGCTTCTACGACCACATGCTCGACCAGCTCGGCCGCCACGGGCTCTTCGACCTCACGGTCAAGACCGACGGCGACCTGCACATCGACTCGCACCACACGATCGAGGACACCGCCCTCGCGCTCGGTGGCGCCTTCAAGCAGGCACTCGGCGACAAGGTCGGCATCTACCGCTTCGGCAACTGCACCGTCCCGCTGGACGAGTCGCTCGCCCAGGTCACCGTCGACCTCTCCGGCCGCCCGTACCTGGTGCACACCGAGCCCGAGAAGATGGCGCCGATGATCGGCGAGTACGACACGACGATGACCCGGCACATCCTGGAGTCCTTCGTCGCGCAGGCGCAGATCGCCCTGCACGTCCACGTGCCGTACGGGCGCAACGCCCACCACATCGTGGAGTGCCAGTTCAAGGCGCTCGCCCGCGCCCTGCGGTACGCCT